One Camelina sativa cultivar DH55 chromosome 3, Cs, whole genome shotgun sequence genomic window carries:
- the LOC104778251 gene encoding receptor-like protein 12, giving the protein MNNFVGEIPSSIGNLKQLTVFAVSGNKLNGNLPVSILNFTQLRRLWLSSNQFTGFLPPNISQFSKLESFFGGDDSFTGDILSSLLKIPSMTHIILSYNKFSGFTGIGNISLFLPNLRSFSIESRNYNKVIGPGVDLNIFSPLKQLYSLYLLGIPLSTTNITFDLDFLPNLEELELRGCNITKFPKFIRNGRNLQTLDLSNNKIKGEVPDWLWRLPELSTVYLSNNSLSGFNGSSKLSPESQISNVDLSSNDFQGPLFIPPSKHLNYFFGSKNNFTGEIPRSVCGLSSLVVLDLSNNNLNGSIPPCLETLVISSLSDLNLRNNKLSGILPEIFQNAKSLITLDVSQNRLEGKIPASLGGCSALEVLNVGSNKFNDMFPFHLXKFLQKLQVLILRSNKFNGTLHNSDGVWYGFPQLKIIDVSHNHFFGTLPFDYFLNWTVMFSNRDNDTEPKYIHSPSGGYYFSLVLMNKGISMEMERILTIYTAIDFSRNQLHGPIPDSIGLMKELRILNMSNNAFNGHIPSTMANLMNLESLDLSQNKISGEIPLELGALSSLEVINVSHNQLVGSIPQGTQFQRQNCSSYEGNPGLNGPSLKDVCRDIKTLTPPLPELVATKEEEEEESFSWMAAGLGFAPGVVFGLAMGYVAVSYKHE; this is encoded by the coding sequence ATGAATAATTTTGTTGGTGAAATCCCATCTTCAATTGGCAATCTTAAACAATTGACTGTTTTTGCTGTTTCGGGTAACAAGCTCAATGGAAATTTGCCAGTTTCGATACTCAATTTTACCCAACTACGTAGACTCTGGCTCTCTTCAAATCAATTCACAGGTTTCCTTCCACCAAACATCAGCCAATTCTCCAAATTAGAGTCTTTTTTTGGTGGAGATGATTCTTTTACGGGAGACATTCTTTCATCTCTGCTCAAGATTCCCTCAATGACCCACATCATTTTGAGTTATAACAAATTCAGCGGTTTTACTGGGATTGGgaatatctctctcttcttgccTAATTTACGATCTTTTTCTATTGAAAGTAGAAATTACAACAAAGTCATCGGTCCAGGAGTTGACCTAAATATCTTCTCGCCTCTTAAGCAGCTTTACTCGTTATATCTCTTAGGCATTCCTCTTTCAACAACAAACATCACttttgatttggattttctaCCAAATTTGGAAGAATTGGAATTGCGAGGCTGCAACATCACTAAGTTCCCTAAGTTCATAAGAAACGGAAGAAACCTACAAACACTAGatctttccaacaacaaaatcaaaggtgAAGTACCAGACTGGTTGTGGAGATTGCCAGAGTTGTCCACTGTATATCTCTCTAACAACTCTCTCAGCGGTTTTAATGGATCCTCAAAACTTTCTCCTGAGAGTCAAATCAGTAATGTTGATCTAAGCTCAAATGATTTTCAAGGACCACTCTTCATCCCACCTTCAAAGCatctcaattatttttttggttctaagAATAACTTCACCGGGGAGATACCTCGATCAGTATGTGGACTAAGCTCTCTAGTGGTTCTAGATCTATCAAACAACAACCTCAACGGCTCAATTCCTCCGTGCTTAGAGACTCTGGTGATTAGTTCTCTTTCAGATCTAAATCTCCGTAACAACAAACTCAGCGGCATTCTTCCCGAAATATTTCAGAACGCCAAGAGCTTAATAACACTTGACGTCAGTCAAAACCGATTAGAGGGCAAAATTCCGGCTTCTCTTGGTGGTTGCTCTGCCTTGGAAGTTTTGAACGTGGGAAGCAACAAATTCAACGACATGTTTCCCTTCCACTTGAANAAATTTTTGCAGAAGCTTCAAGTTCTCATCCTCCGCTCTAACAAGTTTAATGGCACATTACATAATTCTGATGGGGTTTGGTATGGGTTTCCTCAGTTGAAAATCATTGATGTATCACATAATCATTTCTTCGGTACATTGCCatttgattactttttgaaCTGGACTGTGATGTTCTCAAATAGAGATAATGATACGGAACCAAAGTACATCCACAGTCCTTCAGGAGGCTACTACTTTTCACTTGTCTTGATGAATAAAGGAATCTCAATGGAGATGGAACGTATCCTTACAATCTATACGGCCATCGATTTTTCAAGAAACCAACTCCATGGACCGATTCCTGATTCCATTGGTCTGATGAAGGAGCTTCGTATTCTCAACATGTCTAACAATGCTTTCAACGGCCACATCCCATCTACTATGGCAAACTTGATGAATCTGGAGTCACTAGACCTATCCCAAAACAAGATTTCTGGTGAGATTCCTTTAGAGCTTGGGGCACTCTCTTCTCTAGAAGTGATAAACGTTTCACATAACCAGCTTGTAGGTTCCATACCACAAGGCACGCAATTTCAACGACAAAATTGCTCCTCCTATGAAGGAAACCCCGGACTTAATGGTCCTTCCCTTAAGGATGTTTGCAGAGATATCAAAACACTAACACCACCACTACCCGAACTGGTGgcgacaaaagaagaagaagaagaagaatcattcaGTTGGATGGCAGCAGGTTTAGGCTTTGCACCTGGAGTTGTATTTGGGCTGGCGATGGGATACGTAGCAGTTTCATACAAGCATGAGTAG